cgtgcacttaataccaaaacaaaacggtttaggtgctcgtttgtacctaatgctatacacttatataactccagagtacaaaggtaaaatgtaaccgataatttttatctaattttaacaatttttagcctcttaactttttgtgtgtgtttttgtaaattgtattttatatttttgtattttgccagttttcaaatcacatttctgttttttaaatggacaataaagtatatatgactatgactatgactataaAGTGTTTAGTAAAAGGCGCGAAAATTATAGGAAAAAATGCGTGAAAACTAAATGCGCAAAAACTATAAATAGATTGTCTAGCGAGAAACTAATCTCGtatgtaattataaaacaaactcTTCTGATTTTAGTGCGTGTTAAATCGGCGCTTATGAATGTCATTTGTCTATGATGTTTAATTAGAAAAATGACACAATCTTTAAAcagtaattaaatttatatgtCAATCTATAATTGAATATAAAGAATAGTAATTAAAAACAGAGAGAGGTTGTAGGTTCAAATCCAATATTGCGCTACATGACCAATACATTGTTACAGGATCCAATTTTGCAAGTTTATGGAGAAAgagaaaacaacaattttaagtATTAGATATTTGTAGCCACGAGGTACtgtatagtattatattatgttaataCAAATGTGTTTACTTTGCTACAGGAGAGAGAGAGGGACCTTTCGTAATATTAATCTAATTTGAAGGATTTATTTTAATCCAAAGCCAAGTACTCGAAATAGATTAAATCTTAAGATTAAATTTGCAGATATAGCGATAAGTATTGCAATCATAATCGTATTGGTTgaaatgtatttgtatatgtaaaAAGTATTGAATCTTCATTCTCTCCATTCTATCGATTTATTCGTATATTCATTCATCAATCCACATTTCCTGTCTATTGATTGGTCGCGTGAAAGTTTATCTTTGTGCGCCTTTTCTTCACTATTGTAGTGGTGAAGAAGAAACAGCAAATTGCAAGGtaatttggccaatcacaagctGCAGTTTAAATGATTTGATCTGATTGGTACAGCACATTTTATCAATAAGAAATGATTGcaaaattgtataattcatAAGCTTAATACCTCAATAACTACGTTACGTAATATCACAGTTGTTTCaaggcaatttaacaacaggatgctgttCTCCAGAGATCAAAGaatttatctgtggctgcgatatgatcagttccacgccccttaacagacaccgcGCGCCGCGGAGAATATGTATAAAGTACAGTGCTGTTGGTATTTTTCGCAGTCAgtcataagatcaaaggactgttacgagttccatCTTAgcaaggcaagctcagtgtcctgatgttagattgccttggttccTCAATGTACTTTTGTATCATGAATGTGACCATGAAATCTTAATAGTAGCATACGGTCTTCAAAAAGGTTTCTTGGTTTCATCCATACATTAACTTGATCTGCAAATAGTATTATGCTTGGCCACTTCGACGCGTCCTCTTTTTGATGAAAAGCCGCTTTATAGTAATTTGTCACTATTTATCATACATTTTAACTGTCGATGATGTGATTACTAGTCACTTATAATGTATAATGTTATTTTTGTGACATTATTCTCGGTTAATTATGGGAATTGGTCGTTTAAGACGACATAATAGTAAAACAAATTgtacttatttttaaatattattatggatGGTGTCCTTGGATAATGTTTTACAAATTGCATTTTCCATTCAAACTGTCCTTGTCATATAATGTTCAAACTATATTTTAGCGTAAAAAGAAAATTCACAAATAAGGCCTAGGTTGACATTGTCACTGATAAAACAGAACACAAAGTTAACACGCGCGTATAAAGTGGTTAGGTCGACGTGTTGTCAGTGACAGCACAACACAAGGTTTACGCGCGTGTATATAAGTGGATCATTGGTAACACTACAAAACAACACAATGTCAACGCGTATAAAAGGTGTTTAGTAACACCATTTGAATGGGAGACCGTATTACGTGAGGAATTATGATACGTATTTTTaccaattattttttacatttgtaaTTGGTAAAGTATTACATTAATTTAGTGTAAACGAGTACGATGTTGTTGTGTTgtgatttattgatttatttgttgAATTAGTGTTACGATTTAATTAAAAGGGCTTTTTAAAACGAGTGACTGGTTAcagatatgtttttttttcgttttacaaaaaaaaatgtgtttataaaaCTGTTAGCGactgtacagtatgtgtgtTATAGCTTTAAGAGACACTGCTCCGGGTTATAACATCCACAAGAAACACAAACATTAACTATTTTAAACCATCCTTCTTAGAATGAGAACGTGTTGCACCTGCGGCGAAGAAAGACGAACCACATTTCATGTTAGAAGTCCTTTTAGTTCCATAATACACTCATCATTTGACGGATGGAATCTTTCCCATTAACCGAAGATTACCATCActcaattattaaattaattaatcgtGCCATGTACGCGCACTCTCATGGTTGCCAATCAACCATTCTGCATAATTCCAAACATCCAGTCTATTTTCGAGCGATTTGTCCTTCGACAGATATTCAAATAATGTTGAAACAATATTGTTCCTTGGAAATTCTAAGCATCTAAGTGTTATATCAACTTGCTAACGTAATTCCAATATGAACTGTCCTACTTTGTGTTTTAACAcgctaatgttttttttcttctgagTATCAGTGTTTTAAGTTTGTTACCGTCGATTAGTAAGATAACGTCTTTATGTATGCTTAaatgtaaactacagtaatcattttgtttgagTTTCGTGATTCCACTTTTCGCCTTCAGTTTAATGCAATTGATGTGACGTTATATAGATTGAGTGCTATTGATACTGCAGAATGCTTATTCGCGCGGTAAAGCGTCTCGTTTTCATGGTTACGTTTACGCATTGAGAGGGCCCTTGACgtcatgttttatttatagcATACTGCACACATCCTTTTTTGAAATTCGTATAAGAATTAGACAAATATAATAATGCATTGTTGTCTTCTGTAACTTTATTCTCTTGTCGGGTAGCCTACCTCCTGCAGCTCTTAGTAGAGAATTCCTAAAAATCTTCTCTGTTAAACTATTCTGTTCAGAGTGGGCCCTAATAAAAAGCAAGATCATGTTCGAACAGTAATGTTTAATGCTCGACACAATCAGTTTTTAGTCGCTTGCAAACTCAAATTTTCGCACGCGACTGTAGCCTTCGCCTCGTCAGAATTAGTAGCCTActagatgtttttttttatctgcgCGCCGCACACATTTCAATAGGGATAGGCCTACTACCTAAATAAAAATTACCAGTAAAAACCAATTTAAAACATTAGTGGGTTTTTAGCTTTTCAGTCGATCCACATCTATTTTCAGCTTGTTCAAATTATATAGGCCAATTTATGTacacgagcggtaacggtaaacgatgtaaattggccttaattttatgtacatatttttatttttcccGCCTTTTTACTACTTATACTTACTATTTTTCATACTTATGTACGTCGTGTGTTTTGAAAGACTAGAGAGGGCGCCAGGCAGTTAGAATTTGATAATGTTTTGGACGTGACGTGTGTTAGGTATTCTAGCCTAGTCTTACAATAATTACTGTTTTTTCTGCTGTATTAGTGTAAATATTGGTAAGATGAGTTCTTAAAACGTTACTTTTATACATAAATTGCTCACTAAAGCAATTTTCaaatagtaattttttaaacGGAAAATGTTAGGCTAGGACTATGCTGCGCAGCGATCGCCGAAAACCTTGCGTTGTTTCTCGGTCTGAGAATTGATCTTGGCCGCTGGATTGTTGCATCGTAGCCTACGACTGCTTTACTGTTGTACTGTATCGTAGTTTCAGTAGGCctttttaaaagtaatgattataaatataaagttttgAGAATCCtagaattaataatatttttgtcatAGAATTCAATATATTGCACATGTATGTATGATAGTGATCATCAGATAGCTATATGACAGAAAAAGGCCTACTactctaggctagtagtagtactaataATATAGACGGAAGCCATCTTGCAGAGATGATGATAAATAGTCGCGACCAGCCGagcgtaaaaaacaaaaataacataccGTTTTCAtgggatttcaggacaccaggttaattaaaaaatcgtttatgttttaaaaagattaataaataataacaacattttacaaTACTTTTTTTCTCATACGATTTTTAAATTgacatggtgtcctgaaatcccctgaaattgctatgttatttttgttttttacggTAGGCCGGTCACGACTCTTTGTCACCCACTCTgaacgataaaaaaaaaagtagtgtACTACGGAAGGTATCCTTGTTGCGACAAATGAATAAAGGCCTGTACAGCCTACAGTAGCTAGGCTATATTTCAAGATGATTATTTTCGTACTTTAGTCGTTGTATTATTTAGGTCAAAGTTTACACCCTCAGTCTTATCAATAGCCAATCATTCTAATGTAAATGTTGTATTGATACCCGAGCAATGTTTGTACTTTGCTATCTTTTCAAAGCTTTTTATTTTAAGGCCATTAATTTCTGTGCTGTTTCTGCTCTTTAGTCTTGCTGAAATAAACTTATATCTATTAAGTTTGATTATACtgattttgtattgtattatataggcctatccaAGGATATGGTCATAATTTGTCCATGTTGGGTAATTTTTAAAACGTCAACAAAGTATCAAAATGGCCACGAAATGGCCCATTTAAATATAGATAAGTAGTCCAATAATGAGGCAAGCCATTATGGTTCAATATTTAGAACTTTAATTGTTCATATTTGTCATCTTTACTGTGCCATATAAACAAATATGTTACAGTAGGCCCAAAGGCAAGGATTTGAATTAATACAGTTAGTATCTTTTAATTCTTTTCATTAAGTAATACACTGACATATAATTTTAATgccaaataaaatgttataaacttTAGAGGCTGCAAACTTATTGTTGCTGGTTGTTTATTTAACACAGACCATTCTAATGTTGATGGGAGTGCAGGTAAATAAAACAGCCATTTTGCTGCTGATAGCTGCAGTCCTAACACTTCTGTTTATCTACTACCCTTCCGTCTCATCCGACAAACAATCTGAGCTCAGCCGAGTGAATGCAGTGGAAAATTTCGCTAAAGAAGCTTTAGAGGATAAATTACGTGTGTTTGGAGGCGCAAATGAGGAAGGGAAACTTATGAATATGACGTGGGAAGATATAAAAGATAGTGCATTGCACAACACCAAGCTGACCTTAACCGAAGAGAAGTTTGAATTAAAGGGTTTCGGCCAGGTTTACCGTCGGGAGTGTGTAGACAGTGAACGGGAGTCATCGGGAACGATATTACTTCTACATGGAGCGAAGTTTAATTCTGAGACATGGAAAAACCTTGGTACTCTGCATGTAATGGCAAGCTATGGTTACAGGGTTGTGGCTATAGATCTACCAGGTAGTATAAACTGTTATATACACTAATTTATAAGCCATTTTATATGAAATCAGGGCCGTGGCCAGCATGAGGCAGACAAGGCGGCGCTCGCCTTGTcttaaattttcaattttcactacCCATCCCATTCCCCAGCACAGATCgtcatattttaaataattatatttcaagcatctttgcctcgtctgtttttaacctctcacTACGGCCTTGGaaatatgttttactttaatgaaaaataaaattagttaTTTCATTTTCGGTGTAAAACTACAGGATTCCAAGTAAGGACTGTTCTGTAGTTTTGTAGTAGTATTTCATTGACCTATTTGTACTTCAAGTGATCGATTATGGCAAACTCggtattattattgtattcataaCATTTTAGCAAGCAGCACAAAAGAAGATTGGTCTTCattcaaacaatattaatttaatttctggTAAAACATATTTCCGTAGGAGGAAGAGGGGAGACACCAGCTGGTAATGTACCTGACAAAGctgattttttaataaatgtgaTGTCAACTTTGAAGATTGAGAATCCAATATTAATAAGTCCGTCGATGAGCGGAGGATGGTCACTGCCTCTAATCATGAAACGCAGTGACTTGTTAAAGGGATATCTACCGGTCGCACCAGTCGACACAGATAAATATAAAGATGATGAATATAAAACTAATCAAGTaagtacagtaatacagtaGAACAACCATTTCAGGGTCTTTCCCACTTGTTCCGGCGCCGGcaaatcgaacgtcaatgtttcgtttttacgaaGCTCCATGCGAATATTCGAGTATGTGCGTAGctgcgtgaaaacgaaacatgaCGTTCAATTTGCCGTGccggtgtgaaagacccttaagaGGACACATTCGTGACCCCACAAGGTTTCTTCTTAATCGAGGTATCTCCTAAATAAGGGTTTGGCgtagtgttaaaataataataataataacaggatttttatagcgtgcataccactcaagagcgctcaaggcgcattaaaaaaaaaaatacaaaatttaaacatGAAAGTGTCCTAAGAAGATGTTTTACTTGAgtgtgtttatttgtatttatttagatCCAGGCTCTTGTAGTATATGGCGATAAAGATACAGCTCTAGGAAGTCACTCAGCATTGAAGCTCACACTACTACCAAACGGTCAAGTACATAAACTCAAAGATGCTAACCACGCAGCCTATCTTGACCAACCACTTGAGTTCCATCGTCTCCTTCATAATTTTGCTGATAAGTTATttggaaattaattttgttttgtcttatATTTTTCAACTCTAAATGTTTACTTcaaaatgcaaacaaaaatgCAATACAATTTCTAACTTATTGTCTGTAGTTTCAATTTACATTATACGATACAGATTCACAAAAATGCTGACAGTATTTTTGCACACTTTATTACTCATCTTCATCACATTCGGACAATATAAATTAGTTAATACTTTTATGTTTGATTAAAATCTTTTAAGTTACAtaaatttgaaacaaaaatCATGAATAGTGGAAACGTTTAATTTACGAGTACagttgaaaatgtattaatttaaagaaGAGATGATCAATACTCGTCGGTTTTGGTGATaagtaagtttaatttatattttgttaaaacgGCCGTAATTAAGGGTAAActgaacaaaaaaatattataaggAAATAAGTGAAGTACAGAGTTACTAATGATAAATCGGTATATGGTAAACTAAACTACAGTAGGCCGCCATTCTATAGAAGTGCATTAGTATTCCAGAACAATGTTGGAAAAATACTGCCCTGATTTCTTCGTTCGTTGTTCCATATTTTCTGTAACTTGCGTACGGCACTTGGCGCCTAGTTATTGCAAAAGGAATAGCTTATGCTAAGTCGCACTCATAGAATAGCGTGTTAGCAATTGTAGCATATTATGGATGGACATGGTTCCTAATCGAATATACTTTAAATTAATATAGcctttgtatataatatttctaGTAATGGTTTTGAAGTTTAGTAttagaaatactgtattacaatctATTTAGCCTTGAACATGTAATTAGTACGTGCAACGGAACACTTTCTCCGTCTATAGACAGCATTTGTAGTTGTTTTACATGACTGCCATGTGTAGCATAAACCTCACTCCCAGAGCCGGCAGTTATACTGCGCTTACTatataattactgcagtaattgtatgtaataatttctatttttttctataaatgtCAATATCTCCCATGTTGTATTATTATGTGAATTCTTGTCTCGTTTCATAAATCATTCACCTAAAATGTTACAGCAACAGCCCGAAACATGTTGTATGGTTGTCTTAAAGATGACAACGGGACATATGCATTTGTCGGATCTGTAACATTGAACATTACGTATTAAGGTGTGTTAAAAACGCAATATTCACTGTCTTTCGTTTAAACTTGACTAACGATAGACTGTCCAATATGTAAACGCATTTCACCATCGGTTACCACATCCGGTAATCCGCTAGATTCGCGAGTGATCGTTCCATAAACAGCGTCCGGATGGTGCCCAGGCCTACAAGCGTATACACTTCTTTCGGTCATGGCAATATCCGTTGCCACTTGACAGTACATTGGTGCGATAGCATCGTACGATGGGGGTGGAGTCGGAGGCCTAGTGGCTCTCCTCCAAGCAGCAATCATTGCGAACAGACTACTACTTGACCGCATGAGTGAAGAGGCCTGACTCTGCATTTGTGTACAATCGTTTCTGGTGTTCACTCGGTTTGTTGAATTATGTGGACAATGTTCTATAACAAAAAAAGAGTTACTAATTTTATAGACCATCATACGGTAGCACAAAGGGATGGGAATCACACTTACCACCGTCAAAAGCGGTGGTGCCAACAATGAATTGCCTAACAGTTCACCATCCTGGTGAATCCTATACTAACCTCTTGTACTCCTTGAGGCACGGGGGCTTCCTCTTTTAGCAATGCAGCAACAAAACATGATTACAAAAAGAATTCCAAATGCTGTCAACAGGATGATCCACAACTTACTGATGGctgcaaaaaatgtttttatttatttaacaagaaTTGTgtattcttttcattttttctatTTACACGACAGTgatttaaccaatgacaagcgacagacCGAATAATCCATtacttctgattggtcaaatcacttacgttgcgcttGCGTTATGTATCTAGTAGTACGAACCAAGCATAAAAGATctctaaaggccaatttacacagacgagcggtaacggaaataaaaaaaaagaatctatgttatgttattgttatgttatttaCACAAAGGGTGGAGAGGACGGGTGATTTCCGTTCATGacagatacagattctatgtgggacaagctacgctgTAAATTGGCTTTAATAAGAAagtaataattttgaaaattaaattggGTTTCCTATCTTATATTTTGGCACAGTTAAAGTAATTAGtctatttatttttaccagCATCTTGTGTGTGTGTATTACCGCTACATGCTAGTGATATTTTGTTAGTGGCTTGTctaaaataagttaaaactgggTACTGTACTTCTGGGTGTTCCATGAACTTCAGGGTATGTCGGCCAGTATTCATCTGGTAATTCGGGTGGTGCTTCATAATCTACGTATGAATTGCCTTCAAATTCACAATTTGGTCCATAGAAGTTACCCTCACACATGCAGATGACCCCCATACTCAAG
This DNA window, taken from Antedon mediterranea chromosome 9, ecAntMedi1.1, whole genome shotgun sequence, encodes the following:
- the LOC140058789 gene encoding putative protein-lysine deacylase ABHD14B, which encodes MLMGVQVNKTAILLLIAAVLTLLFIYYPSVSSDKQSELSRVNAVENFAKEALEDKLRVFGGANEEGKLMNMTWEDIKDSALHNTKLTLTEEKFELKGFGQVYRRECVDSERESSGTILLLHGAKFNSETWKNLGTLHVMASYGYRVVAIDLPGGRGETPAGNVPDKADFLINVMSTLKIENPILISPSMSGGWSLPLIMKRSDLLKGYLPVAPVDTDKYKDDEYKTNQIQALVVYGDKDTALGSHSALKLTLLPNGQVHKLKDANHAAYLDQPLEFHRLLHNFADKLFGN